DNA sequence from the Podospora pseudocomata strain CBS 415.72m chromosome 2 map unlocalized CBS415.72m_2.2, whole genome shotgun sequence genome:
tctcttgttgCACATCCCGCTCCCTTCCGCTGCAAGCCAGCGACAGCCGCCAACCGACCGAGCTTGCTTTTCAATACCTACACCACACCAGACAAACCCCGACATCATCTCACCCCGAGCCTTCGAACTCGGACCCCTTGGCGCTCTTCCATCAGCCGCCATGGGTGTCTGTAATTCTACTTGCTGTGGAGGTACGTCTTTTCTGTGTCCGGTATCTGATAGGGCTGTTGCGCTGATGCTAGATTCCGCAGGCAAATCCCGCGATGGGCTATACGAAAATGTCCTCGCCGACAACGAAAGGGAGGCCGTAGCCGACCTTCTTCAATACCTTGAAAACGTACGCTGCCACGGTTATTGGCCGTCTACCCGTTGCTGACATGCTGATAGCGTGGAGAGACCGATTTCTTCTCCGGTGAACCTCTTCGAGCTCTGAGCACTCTCGTCTTCTCAGACAACATCGACCTGCAACGAAGCGCGAGTTTGACATTCGCCGAGATCACAGAACGAGGTGCGTGGGCAATGACCCGCATGTGCGGCCTACTTTCCGCCATGCTGTCCAAGCACGGGCGAGACCAGGCAGTCGCCGTGTGCAAATCGCTAACATGTGATCTTCTACAGACGTACGAGCCGTCGACCGCGACACCCTCGGGCCTATTCTCTTCCTTCTGGAGAACTCGGACATCGAGGTACAACGAGCGGCTAGTGCCGCGCTGGGAAATCTTGCCGTCAACTGTAAGGACACTGCCGGCAACCTTTCGCGGAGCAACGCCATCGGATGCTAACACAAACGTGCAGCGGATAACAAGGTTCTGATTGTTCAGCTTGGTGGTCTCCAACCCCTTATCCGGCAAATGATGTCGCCAAACGTCGAGGTTCAGTGCAACGCCGTCGGGTGTATCACCAATTTGGCTACCCATGAGGATAACAAGGCTAAGATCGCACGGTCTGGTGCCCTTGGTCCATTGACACGCCTTGCCAAATCGAAGGATATGAGGGTACAGAGGAATGCCACCGGGGCTTTGCTCAATATGACACATTCCGGTATGTTGGTTGTCACGACTTCTGTGCTCGGCAAATCGCGGCTAACAAGTTTTGTAGACGAAAACCGGCAACAACTAGTGAATGCTGGTGCCATCCCCGTCCTCGTCCAGCTTCTTTCCTCGGCCGACGTGGACGTCCAATATTATTGCACGACAGCCTTGAGCAATATTGCTGTCGATGCTGCCAACAGGCGGAAGTTGGCGCAGTCCGAGACCAGGCTTGTGCAGTCTTTGGTACACTTGATGGATTCATCATCGCCAAAGGTACAATGCCAAGCCGCCCTGGCACTTCGAAATCTCGCCTCGGACGAAAAGTACCAGCTCGAAATCGTCCGCACCAACGGTCTTGGGGCTCTCCTCCGTCTACTTCAATCTTCTTACCTGCCTTTAATCTTGTCCGCAGTCGCATGCATACGCAATATCTCCATCCATCCTTCAAACGAGTCGCCAATTATCGAAGCCGGATTTCTCAAGCCACTGGTTGACCTCCTCGGTTCTACTGATAACGAGGAGATCCAGTGCCATGCGATCTCAACGCTTCGAAATCTTGCCGCAAGCTCTGACCGTAACAAGTCGCTCGTGCTCGAGGCGGGTGCCGTACAGAAGTGCAAGCAGCTTGTACTCGAGGTTCCTGTAACGGTTCAATCCGAGATGACGGCTGCTATTGCTGTTCTCGCCCTGAGTGACGAGCTCAAGACACATCTGCTGGAGCTTGGCGTCTTTGAGGTTTTGATTCCACTCACAAAGTCACCCAGCATTGAGGTTCAAGGAAACAGTGCTGCCGCCCTGGGCAACCTGTCATCCAAAGGTCAGTGGTGTTTTTTACAGTGTATTGTGTGTGTGCTAACCATTTCTAGTGGGCGATTATTCGATATTCATCCAGAGCTGGACAGATCCTTGCGACGGCATTCACGGCTACCTCAGCGGGTTTCTCGCCAGCGGAGATGCCACCTTTCAGCACATCGCGATCTGGACGCTGCTTCAGCTTCTTGAATCCGAGGATAAGAAGCTTATTGGGCTCATTGGCAAGTCCACGGATATCATGGAAATGATGAAGCAGATTGCCAACCGACAGGTCGAGTCGGACAACGAACtcgaagacgacgatgaaggcgAGGTTATCAGTCTCGCTCAGCGCTGcttggagttgttgggtCAGGGTGCGTCGAAGAGTCATATTGAGGGTTGAGACCGGCACGGCTCTTCAATAGGAGGTTGAGCTTTTGTTCTGCGCTTGTTGGCATTGTTTTATTGGTTCATTCTGGCTTAAGATATTCATTCGGCATAGTACTCGGCGTGGAGTTGGCGGCGTCTGTATGAATTACCATACACGGAacgggaaggaaggaagtatggaggaaaagggggggggttcgGAAGACCTTGTATCTTGAACCTGAACCGGTCGAGCATATG
Encoded proteins:
- the VAC8 gene encoding Vacuolar protein 8 (EggNog:ENOG503NU9V; COG:U; BUSCO:EOG09261JUE) → MGVCNSTCCGGKSRDGLYENVLADNEREAVADLLQYLENRGETDFFSGEPLRALSTLVFSDNIDLQRSASLTFAEITERDVRAVDRDTLGPILFLLENSDIEVQRAASAALGNLAVNSDNKVLIVQLGGLQPLIRQMMSPNVEVQCNAVGCITNLATHEDNKAKIARSGALGPLTRLAKSKDMRVQRNATGALLNMTHSDENRQQLVNAGAIPVLVQLLSSADVDVQYYCTTALSNIAVDAANRRKLAQSETRLVQSLVHLMDSSSPKVQCQAALALRNLASDEKYQLEIVRTNGLGALLRLLQSSYLPLILSAVACIRNISIHPSNESPIIEAGFLKPLVDLLGSTDNEEIQCHAISTLRNLAASSDRNKSLVLEAGAVQKCKQLVLEVPVTVQSEMTAAIAVLALSDELKTHLLELGVFEVLIPLTKSPSIEVQGNSAAALGNLSSKVGDYSIFIQSWTDPCDGIHGYLSGFLASGDATFQHIAIWTLLQLLESEDKKLIGLIGKSTDIMEMMKQIANRQVESDNELEDDDEGEVISLAQRCLELLGQGASKSHIEG